One window from the genome of Malus domestica chromosome 01, GDT2T_hap1 encodes:
- the LOC103437659 gene encoding uncharacterized protein, protein MASCGFPDIFSWIQTLPSIAQWPTPSMSISICSSSSSQPSLKLCVSKNLQNPTFSFAILADFNLPISLWTSKQFKFNPKSTNLITQEALSSLLVNFIEDVLRYGSSKNNFLIKFLKFDSIANFGDVFNLAFVTLVFLVCIYEAPAGLRSGWLNTLKNYLANCWSRQSSKTLMKLLGSNLEEEWMRSINLAITNWILELQATQGTLMKTPSPLFSYGFSAFGLWKVQLYCPLIAMDIAKSSNISVDERLQFSLNFHQLEGVLQFNYNVMVQERWIDVMLNIDNIRCDVISLVNERLMNEQGAGVSEKHFPSRISLQVTPTTQTNVLSVSVGKSSENPAIEIGKEKGIEGSFEPPNPYLALKVSASETITMSLKPWKFEESVYGYSANLNWFLHDSVDGREVFSSKPSKFQLINPKAWFKDRYSSAYRPFTRQGGVVFAGDEYGEGVIWKVDKAAMGRTMDWEVRGWIWLTYWPNKHKTFYTETRRLEFREILTLTIA, encoded by the exons ATGGCTTCTTGTGGCTTTCCTGACATATTTTCCTGGATTCAAACCCTCCCATCGATCGCTCAATGGCCAACACCTTCCATGTCCATATCCATATGTTCTTCAAGTTCATCACAACCATCTCTCAAACTCTGCGTTTCCaaaaatctccaaaaccctactTTCTCTTTTGCTATACTAGCAGACTTCAATCTCCCCATCTCCCTTTGGACCTCAAAGCAGTTCAAATTCAACCCTAAATCCACCAACTTAATAACCCAAGAAGCACTTTCCAGCCTCTTAGTCAATTTCATTGAAGATGTCCTTCGTTACGGCTCGAGCAAGAACAATTTCTTGAtcaaatttctcaaattcgACTCCATTGCCAACTTTGGCGATGTTTTTAACCTCGCATTTGTCACGCTCGTCTTTCTTGTTTGCATCTATGAAGCCCCCGCGGGTCTCCGGTCGGGATGGCTCAATACTCTCAAGAATTACTTGGCTAATTGTTGGTCAAGACAATCATCAAAGACCCTAATGAAGTTATTAGGATCCAATTTGGAGGAGGAATGGATGAGGTCAATCAATCTTGCAATCACCAATTGGATTCTTGAGCTTCAAGCCACCCAGGGAACCCTCATGAAAACACCTTCACCACTCTTCTCTTATGGTTTTTCAGCATTTGGGTTGTGGAAAGTCCAATTGTATTGTCCTCTCATAGCCATGGACATTGCCAAATCCAGCAATATCTCTGTTGATGAAAGGCTCCAATTCTCTCTGAATTTCCACCAGCTTGAGGGTGTGCTTCAATTCAATTACAATGTCATGGTTCAAGAGAGGTGGATTGATGTGATGCTAAACATTGATAACATAAG GTGTGATGTGATCAGTCTTGTGAATGAGAGACTAATGAACGAGCAAGGCGCCGGGGTATCTGAAAAGCACTtcccttcaagaatttcattacaAGTTACTCCAACTACACAAACAAATGTGCTAAGCGTTTCAGTTGGCAAGTCTTCTGAAAACCCTGCAATAGAGATTGGCAAGGAAAAAGGCATAGAAGGCTCGTTTGAACCCCCAAACCCTTACTTGGCGCTCAAGGTATCAGCTAGCGAGACCATAACAATGAGCTTAAAACCCTGGAAGTTTGAGGAATCAGTGTACGGATATAGCGCAAATTTGAACTGGTTTCTTCATGACAGTGTGGATGGAAGAGAGGTCTTCTCTTCCAAGCCATCAAAGTTTCAATTGATCAACCCCAAAGCTTGGTTCAAAGATAGATACTCTAGTGCATATAGGCCTTTCACAAGGCAAGGAGGGGTTGTTTTTGCTGGTGATGAGTATGGAGAGGGTGTGATTTGGAAGGTGGACAAAGCTGCAATGGGAAGAACAATGGATTGGGAAGTTAGAGGGTGGATTTGGTTAACATATTGGCctaacaaacataaaactttttatACTGAAACCAGAAGGTTGGAATTTAGAGAAATCCTCACCCTTACAATTGCTTAA